In a genomic window of Bacteroidota bacterium:
- a CDS encoding beta-lactamase family protein, with protein MKNNQRIFPGLAVVCLKVVVSMMWIFTFAGQVFSQDYKDKINSLEKEADSIILSSHLIPGAAIAIVNCDSVLWSGVFGYADLKGKKTVSQDTRFCIGSCSKSFTGLAFLIADQEGLVNMDACVNEVAPEIPLKNPWSETDPVRIIHLLEHSSGFEDSRPNWFYFRKPLLSTKEALLAKDHLLRARWEPGTRYSYSSPGFTLAGYLLEKAADKTMAKYLQEKIFEPAGMQNTGYGNKERLNVENAIPYDKELIEYPIWYDYDEPAGAVYSSIRDMSRFLILMLNSGTIDGKELVSQIQFGHVGKPESTLAARSGLMNGYSFGVGSTIRNGKVWFGHSGAVPGYLSAYYYCPDLDIGFVILQNQFDMTFDETLISWMWKVMGKWEDRIPENIVKENNENFNPDEFTGYYEPCNPRSELGSFMEKITGGINVTNKEGSLFTQSFMGDSKPLIHLHDNLFCRKGEPGPTLAFVKDNKGKMIYTSAHGYFCRVSKLKPILLRSFFFGSWGIIISVIPYFIAIGIWVLIRILRRKSYKVNSTLMKLVPLGIIIILVAGIMPFVVYPPTILEMGMKSWGNILLCISTILFPILTITGIYLYARSFKIPLMLTTRIYFGLIYLALMSLSIYLTYWGIIGIRLWE; from the coding sequence ATGAAAAATAACCAAAGGATATTCCCAGGCCTGGCAGTAGTATGCCTGAAAGTAGTAGTATCAATGATGTGGATCTTCACCTTTGCCGGTCAGGTCTTTTCACAGGATTATAAGGATAAGATCAATTCACTGGAAAAAGAAGCGGATTCCATTATATTAAGCAGTCATTTGATTCCGGGAGCAGCTATAGCAATCGTCAACTGTGATTCTGTTTTATGGTCAGGGGTATTTGGTTATGCAGACCTGAAAGGCAAAAAGACTGTTTCCCAGGATACCCGGTTTTGCATTGGATCCTGTTCAAAAAGCTTTACCGGACTGGCATTTTTAATTGCTGACCAGGAAGGTCTGGTTAATATGGATGCATGTGTAAACGAAGTGGCACCAGAGATTCCGCTAAAAAACCCCTGGTCGGAAACGGATCCGGTCAGAATCATCCATCTTTTGGAGCACAGCTCCGGTTTCGAAGACAGCCGTCCGAACTGGTTTTACTTCCGCAAACCACTTTTGTCAACCAAAGAGGCATTGCTTGCCAAGGATCATCTGCTCAGGGCCCGTTGGGAGCCCGGAACGCGTTATAGCTATTCAAGTCCTGGATTCACCCTGGCAGGATATTTACTGGAAAAAGCAGCAGACAAAACAATGGCTAAATATTTACAGGAAAAGATATTTGAACCTGCAGGAATGCAGAATACGGGTTACGGAAATAAAGAACGTTTGAATGTGGAAAACGCCATTCCCTATGACAAAGAACTTATAGAATATCCCATATGGTATGACTATGATGAACCTGCCGGAGCCGTTTATTCATCCATCAGGGATATGTCAAGGTTTTTAATTCTGATGCTCAACAGCGGGACGATCGACGGAAAGGAACTGGTATCACAAATACAGTTTGGTCACGTAGGAAAACCGGAATCCACTCTGGCAGCCCGCTCAGGCTTAATGAACGGTTATAGTTTTGGTGTAGGCTCCACAATCCGGAATGGAAAGGTATGGTTTGGCCATAGCGGGGCAGTCCCGGGGTACCTTTCAGCATATTACTATTGCCCTGATCTGGATATTGGATTTGTTATACTCCAAAACCAGTTCGATATGACCTTTGATGAGACATTGATATCCTGGATGTGGAAAGTAATGGGTAAATGGGAGGACAGAATACCGGAAAACATTGTAAAAGAAAATAATGAGAATTTTAATCCTGATGAATTCACCGGTTATTATGAACCTTGCAACCCCAGGTCAGAACTCGGCAGTTTTATGGAAAAGATCACAGGCGGGATCAATGTCACCAACAAAGAAGGAAGCTTGTTCACACAATCCTTTATGGGAGATAGCAAACCATTGATTCATCTTCATGACAACCTCTTTTGTAGGAAAGGAGAGCCCGGGCCTACACTGGCTTTTGTAAAAGATAATAAAGGGAAGATGATCTATACTTCTGCGCATGGCTATTTCTGCCGGGTCTCGAAATTAAAACCCATACTGCTCAGAAGCTTTTTCTTTGGCAGCTGGGGAATAATAATTTCTGTCATCCCATATTTTATAGCCATTGGAATTTGGGTATTAATCAGAATATTGAGAAGAAAGTCCTATAAAGTTAATTCCACATTAATGAAACTTGTGCCTTTAGGAATAATAATCATCCTTGTAGCCGGCATTATGCCTTTTGTCGTTTACCCTCCAACAATCCTGGAAATGGGAATGAAATCCTGGGGCAATATACTTCTTTGCATCAGTACAATATTATTCCCGATCCTAACCATCACAGGCATTTATCTATATGCAAGAAGCTTTAAAATACCATTGATGCTAACAACACGCATTTATTTTGGTTTGATCTATCTTGCCTTAATGTCATTATCGATATATTTGACTTACTGGGGCATTATTGGTATCAGGTTGTGGGAGTGA